The following coding sequences lie in one Fundulus heteroclitus isolate FHET01 chromosome 20, MU-UCD_Fhet_4.1, whole genome shotgun sequence genomic window:
- the LOC105919489 gene encoding uncharacterized protein LOC105919489 isoform X4 gives MSGEKRVRTFTDEDTLRFIHTRTRLDFLFTGKRNKAGYPGDRDGRYHHPHTGCQKMGQPQIQVQGVEEFPDGVICRGGGRSIVALV, from the exons TCACAGACGAAGACACCCTTCGGTTCATCCACACCCGCACCCGTCTGGACTTCCTGTTTACGGGGAAGAGAAACAAG GCAGGTTATCCGGGAGATCGGGATGGAAGGTATCATCACCCCCACACAGGCTGCCAAAAAATGGGACAACCTCAAATCCAAGTACAAG gAGTCGAGGAATTTCCCGACGGGGTCATCTGCAGAGGAGGGGGCAGGAGCATCGTGGCCTTGGTTTGA
- the LOC105919489 gene encoding levansucrase isoform X2 — translation MSGEKRVRTFTDEDTLRFIHTRTRLDFLFTGKRNKVIREIGMEGIITPTQAAKKWDNLKSKYKESRNFPTGSSAEEGAGASWPWFDAMEEAIGKLPVSQPVSQPLLIASCVLPKQVRASTSSTIPAPSTIPAPPTIPAPSTSPAPPTSPAPPTSPPPPTNNDPSAPARTRKRCGESLADIIRQQCEKDNAYTQKIIEQNDRIIKLLEDIQKQNK, via the exons TCACAGACGAAGACACCCTTCGGTTCATCCACACCCGCACCCGTCTGGACTTCCTGTTTACGGGGAAGAGAAACAAG GTTATCCGGGAGATCGGGATGGAAGGTATCATCACCCCCACACAGGCTGCCAAAAAATGGGACAACCTCAAATCCAAGTACAAG gAGTCGAGGAATTTCCCGACGGGGTCATCTGCAGAGGAGGGGGCAGGAGCATCGTGGCCTTGGTTTGATGCCATGGAGGAAGCCATTGGAAAGCTGCCAGTTTCTCAGCCAGTTTCCCAACCTCTGCTCATTGCTTCATGTGTGCTCCCAAAGCAGGTCCGTGCATCTACCTCATCCACTATACCTGCTCCGTCCACTATACCTGCTCCGCCCACCATACCTGCTCCGTCCACCAGCCCGGCACCCCCCACCAGCCCTGCACCCCCCACCAGCCCGCCGCCGCCCACCAACAATGACCCTTCTGCACCGGCACGAACAAGAAAGCGCTGTGGGGAGTCCCTCGCAGACATAATTAGACAACAGTGTGAAAAGGACAATGCATACACGCAAAAAATAATAGAGCAAAATGACAGAATAATCaagctactggaggacattcagaaacaaaataaatga
- the LOC105919489 gene encoding levansucrase isoform X3, which translates to MAVIREIGMEGIITPTQAAKKWDNLKSKYKESRNFPTGSSAEEGAGASWPWFDAMEEAIGKLPVSQPVSQPLLIASCVLPKQVRASTSSTIPAPSTIPAPPTIPAPSTSPAPPTSPAPPTSPPPPTNNDPSAPARTRKRCGESLADIIRQQCEKDNAYTQKIIEQNDRIIKLLEDIQKQNK; encoded by the exons ATGGCA GTTATCCGGGAGATCGGGATGGAAGGTATCATCACCCCCACACAGGCTGCCAAAAAATGGGACAACCTCAAATCCAAGTACAAG gAGTCGAGGAATTTCCCGACGGGGTCATCTGCAGAGGAGGGGGCAGGAGCATCGTGGCCTTGGTTTGATGCCATGGAGGAAGCCATTGGAAAGCTGCCAGTTTCTCAGCCAGTTTCCCAACCTCTGCTCATTGCTTCATGTGTGCTCCCAAAGCAGGTCCGTGCATCTACCTCATCCACTATACCTGCTCCGTCCACTATACCTGCTCCGCCCACCATACCTGCTCCGTCCACCAGCCCGGCACCCCCCACCAGCCCTGCACCCCCCACCAGCCCGCCGCCGCCCACCAACAATGACCCTTCTGCACCGGCACGAACAAGAAAGCGCTGTGGGGAGTCCCTCGCAGACATAATTAGACAACAGTGTGAAAAGGACAATGCATACACGCAAAAAATAATAGAGCAAAATGACAGAATAATCaagctactggaggacattcagaaacaaaataaatga
- the LOC105919489 gene encoding levansucrase isoform X1: MSGEKRVRTFTDEDTLRFIHTRTRLDFLFTGKRNKVQGAWQQVIREIGMEGIITPTQAAKKWDNLKSKYKESRNFPTGSSAEEGAGASWPWFDAMEEAIGKLPVSQPVSQPLLIASCVLPKQVRASTSSTIPAPSTIPAPPTIPAPSTSPAPPTSPAPPTSPPPPTNNDPSAPARTRKRCGESLADIIRQQCEKDNAYTQKIIEQNDRIIKLLEDIQKQNK; this comes from the exons TCACAGACGAAGACACCCTTCGGTTCATCCACACCCGCACCCGTCTGGACTTCCTGTTTACGGGGAAGAGAAACAAGGTGCAAGGAGCATGGCA GCAGGTTATCCGGGAGATCGGGATGGAAGGTATCATCACCCCCACACAGGCTGCCAAAAAATGGGACAACCTCAAATCCAAGTACAAG gAGTCGAGGAATTTCCCGACGGGGTCATCTGCAGAGGAGGGGGCAGGAGCATCGTGGCCTTGGTTTGATGCCATGGAGGAAGCCATTGGAAAGCTGCCAGTTTCTCAGCCAGTTTCCCAACCTCTGCTCATTGCTTCATGTGTGCTCCCAAAGCAGGTCCGTGCATCTACCTCATCCACTATACCTGCTCCGTCCACTATACCTGCTCCGCCCACCATACCTGCTCCGTCCACCAGCCCGGCACCCCCCACCAGCCCTGCACCCCCCACCAGCCCGCCGCCGCCCACCAACAATGACCCTTCTGCACCGGCACGAACAAGAAAGCGCTGTGGGGAGTCCCTCGCAGACATAATTAGACAACAGTGTGAAAAGGACAATGCATACACGCAAAAAATAATAGAGCAAAATGACAGAATAATCaagctactggaggacattcagaaacaaaataaatga